One segment of Rosa chinensis cultivar Old Blush chromosome 6, RchiOBHm-V2, whole genome shotgun sequence DNA contains the following:
- the LOC112169958 gene encoding proteasome assembly chaperone 2 isoform X1, which produces MEFISEAGTHNHADASTLILPALSIGNVGQLAVDLLVASTKAERVGFLDSPYVLPCVGNDAYGPVPQGHLALPLEAYESASNGMALIQQRSPVVKGRMIEFAKKLADYVAASGKKHVIVLSSLDFGRWQRIDMSSGSQMHYLSSSNADGTDDYCEKLGWKRLQDYNPNQRSWKYLNTLADGNAMPEDSLPFEGELEEEEYYYPSLPFAALFSSFKAKGLKVTCILCYCSEGDNTPDAFHLAEAACKLLGVSPSNFHGNTDNWLIPISWKTVYGPPADMSLF; this is translated from the exons ATGGAATTCATTTCCGAAGCAGGCACACACAACCACGCCGACGCCTCCACTCTAATCCTG CCGGCGCTGTCGATCGGAAATGTGGGCCAGCTCGCCGTGGATCTCTTAGTCGCGTCGACGAAGGCGGAGAGAGTCGGGTTTCTGGATAGTCCGTATGTCCTTCCATGTGTTGGCAACGATGCATATGGGCCTGTTCCTCAAGGCCACCTTGCTCTTCCTCTTGAAG CTTATGAATCGGCTTCTAATGGAATGGCTTTAATCCAGCAAAGGTCACCTGTTGTTAAG GGTAGGATGATTGAGTTTGCTAAGAAGTTGGCTGATTATGTTGCTGCCAGTGGGAAGAAGCATGTGATTGTGCTTTCGAGCTTGGACTTTGGGAGGTGGCAGAGAATTGATATGTCAAG TGGTTCCCAGATGCATTACCTATCTAGTAGCAATGCCGATGGAACAGATGATTACTGCGAAAAGCTTGGGTGGAAAAGACTTCAGGATTATAACCCCAATCAGAGGTCATGGAAGTATCTTAACACATTAGCTGATGGCAATGCCATGCCAGAGGACAGCTTACCTTTTGAAGGTgaattggaagaagaagaatactaCTACCCAAGCTTGCCTTTTGCAGCTCTCTTTTCTTCCTTCAAG GCAAAAGGATTGAAGGTCACCTGTATATTATGCTACTGCTCAGAAGGAGACAACACACCTGATGCTTTCCATTTAGCTGAAGCAGCATGCAAACTTCTGGGTGTGAGTCCCAGTAATTTCCATG
- the LOC112169958 gene encoding proteasome assembly chaperone 2 isoform X2 gives MELIPEEGTHNHADSSTLILPALSIGNVGQLAVDLLVASTKAERVGFLDSPYVLPCVGNDAYGPVPQGHLALPLEAYESASNGMALIQQRSPVVKGRMIEFAKKLADYVAASGKKHVIVLSSLDFGRWQRIDMSSGSQMHYLSSSNADGTDDYCEKLGWKRLQDYNPNQRSWKYLNTLADGNAMPEDSLPFEGELEEEEYYYPSLPFAALFSSFKAKGLKVTCILCYCSEGDNTPDAFHLAEAACKLLGVSPSNFHGNTDNWLIPISWKTVYGPPADMSLF, from the exons ATGGAACTCATTCCCGAAGAAGGCACACACAACCACGCCGACTCCTCCACTCTAATCCTG CCGGCGCTGTCGATCGGAAATGTGGGCCAGCTCGCCGTGGATCTCTTAGTCGCGTCGACGAAGGCGGAGAGAGTCGGGTTTCTGGATAGTCCGTATGTCCTTCCATGTGTTGGCAACGATGCATATGGGCCTGTTCCTCAAGGCCACCTTGCTCTTCCTCTTGAAG CTTATGAATCGGCTTCTAATGGAATGGCTTTAATCCAGCAAAGGTCACCTGTTGTTAAG GGTAGGATGATTGAGTTTGCTAAGAAGTTGGCTGATTATGTTGCTGCCAGTGGGAAGAAGCATGTGATTGTGCTTTCGAGCTTGGACTTTGGGAGGTGGCAGAGAATTGATATGTCAAG TGGTTCCCAGATGCATTACCTATCTAGTAGCAATGCCGATGGAACAGATGATTACTGCGAAAAGCTTGGGTGGAAAAGACTTCAGGATTATAACCCCAATCAGAGGTCATGGAAGTATCTTAACACATTAGCTGATGGCAATGCCATGCCAGAGGACAGCTTACCTTTTGAAGGTgaattggaagaagaagaatactaCTACCCAAGCTTGCCTTTTGCAGCTCTCTTTTCTTCCTTCAAG GCAAAAGGATTGAAGGTCACCTGTATATTATGCTACTGCTCAGAAGGAGACAACACACCTGATGCTTTCCATTTAGCTGAAGCAGCATGCAAACTTCTGGGTGTGAGTCCCAGTAATTTCCATG
- the LOC112169957 gene encoding allene oxide synthase 1, chloroplastic, translated as MSSSSSNPSNSSSSAPAKLPLKPIPGDYGVPFYGAIKDRYNYFYNQGKDEFFKTRIQKYNSTVFRTNMPPGPFIARNPKVIAVFNAVSFPVLFDTSKVEKRNVLDGTYMPSTSFTGGYRVCAYLDPSEPNHASLKRFLLSLLASRHHKFIPLFQNHLSDLFLNLETEISKIGKADFNTSSDDMSFNFVFSLLCGSESTSLGSKGPNLVAVWLTPQLAPQITLGLPKLLSFAEDFLLHTFSYPAFLVKSTYKKLYDAFYESSASVLDEAENSFGIPRDEACHNLLFLACFNAFGGMKLLFPTLIKWVGSAGENLHRQLRNEIRAVVKENDGNVTFSALDKMTLTKSVVYEALRIEPPVPFQYGKAKEDMVVHSHDAAFEIKKGEMIFGYQPFATKDPKIFENPEEFVGHRFVGEGEKLLKYVYWSNGRETDDPTVENKQCAGKDLVLLVSRLMLVEFFLRYDTCTIDVTTVSSGTSVTFRTLTKAS; from the coding sequence atgtcttcatcttcttctaacCCATCTAACTCATCATCATCTGCACCAGCAAAGCTTCCATTGAAACCAATCCCAGGCGACTATGGCGTACCCTTCTACGGTGCCATCAAAGATCGTTACAACTATTTCTACAACCAAGGAAAAGATGAGTTCTTCAAAACCCGAATCCAGAAGTACAACTCCACAGTCTTCCGTACCAATATGCCACCCGGCCCCTTCATCGCTCGAAACCCTAAAGTCATTGCAGTCTTCAATGCCGTGAGCTTCCCTGTTCTTTTCGACACCTCCAAAGTCGAAAAACGTAATGTCTTGGACGGCACCTACATGCCTTCTACATCCTTCACCGGCGGCTATCGCGTCTGCGCCTATCTTGACCCCTCAGAACCGAACCACGCTTCTCTCAAGCGCTTCTTATTGTCTCTACTCGCCAGTCGCCACCACAAGTTCATCCCACTCTTCCAAAACCACTTGTCCGACCTCTTTCTCAACCTGGAAactgaaatttcaaaaattgGCAAAGCAGACTTCAACACCTCGAGCGATGACATGTCCTTCAATTTCGTTTTCTCGTTGTTATGTGGATCAGAAAGTACTTCATTGGGTTCTAAAGGGCCGAACCTGGTGGCTGTATGGCTAACGCCGCAACTTGCACCGCAAATCACACTCGGGTTGCCCAAGTTGCTGAGCTTTGCTGAAGATTTCTTGCTGCACACGTTTTCCTACCCTGCATTTTTGGTCAAATCGACCTACAAGAAGCTCTACGATGCGTTTTACGAGTCGTCGGCTTCGGTTTTGGATGAGGCTGAGAATAGTTTTGGGATTCCGAGAGACGAAGCTTGCCACAACCTTTTGTTTTTGGCTTGCTTCAATGCTTTTGGAGGCATGAAGCTTTTGTTCCCTACTTTAATCAAGTGGGTTGGATCTGCAGGAGAGAATTTGCACCGCCAGCTCAGAAATGAAATCAGGGCTGTTGTTAAGGAAAATGATGGGAATGTTACTTTCTCGGCGTTGGATAAGATGACTTTGACCAAGTCTGTGGTTTATGAGGCTTTGAGGATTGAACCTCCGGTTCCGTTCCAGTACGGGAAGGCCAAGGAGGATATGGTGGTCCATAGCCATGATGCAGCATTTGAGATCAagaaaggggaaatgatcttcgGATATCAACCGTTCGCCACGAAGGATCCGAAGATTTTCGAGAATCCGGAGGAGTTTGTGGGGCATAGGTTTGTAGGAGAAGGTGAGAAACTGTTGAAGTATGTTTATTGGTCGAATGGTCGCGAGACtgatgatccaacggtggagaatAAGCAGTGTGCTGGGAAGGATTTGGTGTTGCTTGTGTCTAGGTTAATGTTGGTAGAGTTTTTCCTTCGGTATGACACTTGTACCATTGATGTGACTACAGTTTCATCGGGTACTTCAGTGACATTCAGAACATTGACCAAAGCCTCCTGA